DNA from Thermoplasmata archaeon:
CCGTCGATGAGGACGTGCCGGCCGGTGAGGATGTGCCGTGCCGCCCGGGCCGTGTCGCAGACATGCAGCATGTCGCGGAGGATGAGGCCCACGGGAACGGCGCGGTCCAGGGGATGGGGACCCGGCGATGGCTTGGCGACCCAGAACTCGGTCTTCCGCGCGATGGCCCACGATCGGGGGGCCGGCAGCCGCTTCATGTGCTTCTTCACGCTCTCCTCACTCCTCGTACTTCTTGCGGCGCCACGGGTCCGTGTCGTCCAGCTTGATGATCATCAGGTTCGATGCGTGGATGGGCCGGGGCACCTTCTTCTCGTCCGTCTTTTCGATCGTGATGCCCTCGATGACGGCGAGGCCGCGTTTCGAGTCCACGCTCACAATCTTGCCTTCCTTGCCGCGGAAGCTCCCCCGCATGATTCGGACGACATCGCCCTCGCGCACGGGGAGGGCGCGCGGGAGCTGGAGCTTGGACTTCCCGGCGAGGTCCGGGTCCACGTGGGCGCCCAGGAGCCGGTGGCGGCGCCCGATATTCGCCTCGTAGAGCCTCTTCCGCTGCGTCCGGGGTCGAGTCGATACCACGTGCACACCTCACACGATCATGCTCGCCGTAGCTGCGATCCGCGGCCAGCGTTCGGCCGCCTCACGGGCCACGGGACCCTTGATGTCCGATCCCTTCGCCTCGCCCTCAGGCGTCACGATGACGCATGCGTTGTCCTCGAACTGGACCATGATCCCTTCCGGGCGTCGGAACGGGCGGCGCTGTCTCACGACAACCGCGTTGAACAGTTGCTTCCGCGTCTCGGGCGTCCCCTTCTTGACCGTGACCACGAGAAGGTCGGCGATGCCCGCGGACGAGAGCCGGTTCCGGACGCCGCGGTAGTTCTTGACCTCGACGATCTCGACGATCTTCGCGCCCGTGTTGTCGATGCACTCCAGGCGGGCGCCCTTGGGCAACCCGCGCGTCTGGCGTCCCGGCAGGCCCTTCATGCGGCGACCCCCTGGTTCCGGACGGCGACGAAGTGGACCGTCTTTGCGAGCGGGCGGCACTCCATCATCGTGACGCGGTCGCCCACGGAGAGCCCCAGGCACGCCGGCGCGTGGACGTTCATCCGACGCGTCCGCTTCTCGAACCGCTCGAACTTCTGGAGGTAGCGGAGGTACTCGCGCTCCACGACCGCGGTCCGTTGCATCCGGATGGAGACGACGACGCCCTCCAGGATTTGGCCGCGAACGGAGAGCTTCCCGTGGAACGGGCAGTGCTCGTCCGTGCACGTCTTGTCGGGGAGAGGGACATCGATGCCGATGTCCCGCGAACCGGACGTCTTGCGTGCCGCGGGCGTCGGAGCCGTCGCGGGCTTCTCTTTCTTCGCCGCCTTCTTCTCTACCATCGCTGCTCACCGTGCCTTCTTGACGCGGTCCTCGGGGCGGAAGCGGATGTCGTCGCCTTCCACCTCGATGCCGCCTTGGATCTGGAACCGGAACCGGGCTCCCTGCTTCGGGATGCGTTTCTCGGCGCCCGCCGCCTCGATCACGAGGAGGTTGCGGGTCTCGTCCACGACGCGGCCCGCCAGGTGGGTCTGACCGGGGTCCGTGGACCGGAGGACCTCGACTTGGAGTCCGATCAGCTCGTGCTTCCGGAGGTTCATGTCAGGCCACCTGGACGCGGTAGCCCATGGATTCGAGGACCTCCGCGACCTTCCTCTTGTGCTCTCCCTGGAGTTCGATGCGGCCCTCCTTGGCCGTGCCGCCCGCCGCACACTTGTTCTTCAAGGTGCGCGCGAGCTCGGCGATGTCGATGTCGCCGACGTCGAGTCCCTCGACGACGGTCACGGTCTTGCCGTACCGCCGGGTGTCGTTGTGGACCCGGATGCTCTGCTGTTCCTTCGCGAGCTCCTCGCACATGCAGAGCTCCTCGGGAAGACCGCAGGTCGCGCAGATCCCGGCCATTACGCCTGGTCCTCCTCGAGATCGTCCTCGATTCCCTCGTCCGCCGCCGCCTTCGGGGCGGACGGGCGGGGAGCGTCTCCAGGGGCCGCGACCGGCGGGGCAGCCGCCCCCGGACCCTCCTGGGACTGAATCGTGTGGATGCGCGCGATGTTCTTGCGGAGCGCCCGGATCTTCCCCGGGTTCGGCGGCGCGCCGCCCATGGCGGCCACGCCCCGCTCGTGCATGAGCTCGTCCCGCAGTTCCCGGAGCTTCTTCTCCCGAGC
Protein-coding regions in this window:
- a CDS encoding 30S ribosomal protein S4e (the function of this ribosomal subunit is unknown), coding for MKKHMKRLPAPRSWAIARKTEFWVAKPSPGPHPLDRAVPVGLILRDMLHVCDTARAARHILTGRHVLIDG
- the rplX gene encoding 50S ribosomal protein L24; this encodes MVSTRPRTQRKRLYEANIGRRHRLLGAHVDPDLAGKSKLQLPRALPVREGDVVRIMRGSFRGKEGKIVSVDSKRGLAVIEGITIEKTDEKKVPRPIHASNLMIIKLDDTDPWRRKKYEE
- a CDS encoding 50S ribosomal protein L14, whose product is MKGLPGRQTRGLPKGARLECIDNTGAKIVEIVEVKNYRGVRNRLSSAGIADLLVVTVKKGTPETRKQLFNAVVVRQRRPFRRPEGIMVQFEDNACVIVTPEGEAKGSDIKGPVAREAAERWPRIAATASMIV
- a CDS encoding 30S ribosomal protein S17, producing MVEKKAAKKEKPATAPTPAARKTSGSRDIGIDVPLPDKTCTDEHCPFHGKLSVRGQILEGVVVSIRMQRTAVVEREYLRYLQKFERFEKRTRRMNVHAPACLGLSVGDRVTMMECRPLAKTVHFVAVRNQGVAA
- a CDS encoding ribonuclease P protein subunit, which gives rise to MNLRKHELIGLQVEVLRSTDPGQTHLAGRVVDETRNLLVIEAAGAEKRIPKQGARFRFQIQGGIEVEGDDIRFRPEDRVKKAR
- the yciH gene encoding stress response translation initiation inhibitor YciH produces the protein MAGICATCGLPEELCMCEELAKEQQSIRVHNDTRRYGKTVTVVEGLDVGDIDIAELARTLKNKCAAGGTAKEGRIELQGEHKRKVAEVLESMGYRVQVA